A region from the Ursus arctos isolate Adak ecotype North America unplaced genomic scaffold, UrsArc2.0 scaffold_6, whole genome shotgun sequence genome encodes:
- the LOC113252908 gene encoding cytochrome b-c1 complex subunit 7 isoform X2: MRDDTIHENDDVKEAIRRLPENLYNDRMFRIKRALDLTMRHQILPKEQWTKYEEDKFYLEPYLKEVIRERKEREEWAKK; the protein is encoded by the exons ATGCGAGATGATACAATACATGAGAATGATGATGTGAAAGAAGCCATAAGAAGGCTTCCTGAGAACCTTTATAACGACAGGATGTTTCGCATTAAGAGGGCACTGGACCTGACCATGAGGCATCAGATCTTGCCTAAAGAGCAGTGGACAAAATATGAGGAG gataaattctaCCTTGAACCATATCTGAAAGAAGTTATtcgggaaagaaaagagagggaagaatgggCAAAGAAATAA